In Polyangiaceae bacterium, the DNA window CGCGTGCACGGAGGAGCACTGTTCGGGCGGGAAGGTCGTGTCGTGGAAGATGCCCGATGGCTCGACATGCCCCGGCGGTGAGTGTGAAGTTGGTGTCTGCGGACGGTGCGATGTTGCTGCCGATTGCGGAGCGAATACCGAGTGCACCCGGTGGGAGTGTGTCAAGGAAAAATGCGTCCAAGAGCCCAAGCCCTACGGGTATTCGGTGCCGAGCGGCGACGTGCTCGGCGATTGCCGGGTGTGGGTGTGCGATGGTTACGGGGGCAAGGTTGCGAAGCCCGATCCTACCGACATACCCTTCAACTATGAACCCTGCTTCGATTGGCTGTGTGTGGGGTTGACACCGGTGCGAATTCCGCGGATCGGCGACAAGTGCTTGATGGATGGTGGCCTCATCGGCGTATGCAGTTCCGAAGGAGCGTGCGTCCAGTGCGTGCAAGACGTGGACTGCGGACCCGGCTTTCGTTGCAAAGATGCGATCTGCTGGAAGTGTGGCGATGCTGAACCAGACGGCGACGAGGTGTGTGGCGGCGCGTGTGGCGCGTGCAAGGGCAGTGCGTGCGTGGGTGACAAGGATTGCGCGAGCGGCTACTGCGTCGCGACAAACGCGCAGCCCGCGAAGGTTTGTTGCGGTGCGCCTTGTGATGGAACCTGCCAGCAATGTGCTGCAACGGGGGCCAACGCCGGCCAATGCATTTTCGTACCCACCGGCCAACAGGACGATACGTGCATCACCCCGGGCATGGGTTGTTTTGCCGGAACCTGCAAATGGAAGACGGGCTACCCCTGCGTTCAGCCCAGCGATTGCATCAGTGGAAAATGCATCAATGGGACCTGTGCCAATTAGGACGATCGACCCATGCGCGCTGTACGATTGCTCCTAGCCCTATCGATTGCCACGGCGGTTCTGAGCTGCCGGCAGCTCTTGGGCATCGAAGAGGCGACCTTGGTTTGTCCGCCGGAATTTCCCGATTGCACGCTCTGCTGGAAGCCGGCGGATTGCGGGGCGCCCACGGAATGCCATTCTTGGGAATGCAGCAAAAATATGTGCGTTCCGGTCAACGCGCCGGCTCGAACGACATGTTCGACCGGTGTGTGCAGTGAGGATCTCGTATCCGAGTGCGTGCAATGCGTCGAATACGAAGATTGCCCTGGGGGCCATTGCAAGAACCACGTTTGTTCAAGTTGTGACGATGGCATTCAGAACGGCTTCGAATCGGGCGTGGATTGTGGAGGTGGAGGGCCCTGCAAGAGCTGTTCGGGCGCTGGTTGCTTGAGCGGCGATACATGCAAGAGCGGCATTTGCGCCGACGGTACTTGTTGCGACACTGTTTGCAACCAAACTTGCACCAATTGCAACAACGTCGAAGGTATTTGTATGCCGCTCCCCAAGTATTCGCGCGACGATGACCCACTTTGCTCGGGTGACTATGTCTGCAATGAGGGTGGTTTGTGCCTGCTTCGCAGCGGGGAAATTTGCATCAACGGTATCGAATGCGCGAGCGGTGTTTGCTATAAAAACCGTTGTCGTTATCTCGCCGGTGAACCGTGCATTCATCCACTCGAATGCGTCGAGGATCTTTGCGTCGACGGCGTCTGCCAGCAGTAGTTGAAGCGCGGTTGATGGCCACGGATGCAACCTCTTACCTACGTGCCCTTTCCCTCAAATCCCCCTCCACCGTCTCGAATTGCCCAGCGCCGCGCGCAGGTCCTTGGCCCGTTACTCCTCGCGCCCTATGAACGCACGCCTGCGCGGGCGGGTGGGCGGATGCAGATGCAGATCGTCGGGCGCTACGCACCAGCGGCCAAATCGGTCAATCATTGCCCTCGTGCACGGGACGAGTTTCACTTTTCACCCAGTAATTCATGTCCACGTCAATGCCTAGGAGTCGATCCCTGGGAGATTGATCAGTAAGTCGCAATATCACATGGGGTTCGGCAAACAGGCGCTCAAATTCGGCCCGCAATTCTGGATCGTTTGGAGTCATTGAAGTAACATCATGTTCGTTGAGGGTAGCAATGTATTGAAATCCCTTTTCGCGTGCAAGCTGATCCGCAATTTGAAACATAGTCAGCCTTTGCCGGTGGTCTACTGGGCTAAAGAGACTACTGTCATGCGCGAGAAACTGCATTGCGTGACCGCGCCGCAAAACCAGCATCATAAGGTCATAGCAAAAGATCTTGGCTTCGTTGATTCCCTCAGCGGCATCGCGCGGAATGTGAGCTTCGATTTTATATCGCAGCGTGTTCTCACCGTTATCGTTCGTGACCGCCAACCCAGTTGCAAGGTTATCGTAAAGAGGTCGTGTAAAGCCGCGAAAAATCGTATTTGCTTCCTCGATGAGCGGGCTCGATCGGGCCAAGTAGTCGTCCGTCTTGATAGCCTGCTCTGCTAGCTTCAAGTCGATTGTCTTCAACTCACGCGCCACCTTTTCCCGTTGTTCCTTAGATGCTTGCAGTTTGGCGATGCGTTGCCGTAGCCCATTGAGCTGTTCATTTACTGCCAAGTATTCATCGAGCGCTACATGCGTTCCCAAATAGCGAAGTTTCTCATCCAACCGACTACCAAGTTCACGTACACGCTGTTCGAGAAGTGTTCGGTCATGTTCGAGAGCTTGTCGATCTTGGGTGAGGCGATACACGCGTTTCTGGGTGAGATCCCGCTGAAATGCCATTACCTCAGAGATATCCTTGCGAATAGCTTGCGGAAGTGCAATTTTAGCTTCCGCATATACTCGCTCCACGATCGTGGGGTCGAGGTCCCCCTTCGTCTCCAAACTCCGATCCACCTGAGCGATTGCTTCGCGGGTTTTTACAAGTTCGCGACGGGCGGCTTCCAAGTCGCGCTTGATACCGTTTGCTTCCCGCTCAATCTCGGCGTGATCTTCGGCAACGGCAAAATTTCGCAGGTCTTCTTCGAGTCGTGCTTCGTCTTCCTTGAGTTGTCTCAATTCGATTCCGGCCTTATCATCCGCCAATAAGTCTGCGAACAATGGATCCGATTCGAGCTGCTTCATCGTTTTTTTGAGCTGCGTCTGACGCGATCGCAATTGGTATTTACTTTGCGCGAGCTGAAGATCGAGACCAAGCAGGAATGCATTCCGCACCATTGGCCAATACTCAGCTTTACTGTCGCCATCGTTGGCACGATCGAAGCGTTCGTATGCACCCCGCCCGGACCGAATAAATGGTGAGAGAAGGGACTGGAACGTCAACCCCTTGATGCCAGCAGTCGGCTGGAAGCAATCGAAAAGCAAGGCTTCGTTGAGTTTCGTCAATGCGATCTTGTCACCGTCGAGTGAGATATCGCTTGGCTTTCCTGCGCTTCGTGTAATTATTCGCTCGCGACCATCAAGCTCGATCGTCAGCGAAAATGACCAATCGGGCAAGTGCTTCTTGAATGCGTCATTGGCGTTAGAGCCGAGACAAAAGTGCAGCAACTCGAGCAACAATGATTTTCCCACGCCATTGTAGGTCCTGGTCTTGTGCTTCGTTTCAACTGCAGGCGTTTTCTTCTGTCCGAGGATCAAAGACAGCCCCGTCCGGTTGAAGCGCACGGTCTTGAATCTTGAGTCATTGGCTTCGAGTTTTACGAGGCGCATTTGCGTAGAACTCCAATTTGATCAGCCTCAACGGCGCCTACAGCGTAGAGAAAGGAAATTGCTAACACCAGGGAGTCGAAATCGTGAAATGCTGGGAAAGACCCATCGTCACGTGCACGCAGCATCTTTTGATACAAGTGGTCCATCGTTCGCGGACGATCGAGATGCTGAAGTATAAAGGCCCCAAGGCCGAAGAGCGACTCCGCAAGGGTAATGTGCTTGTCAGGTAGAAGCATCTGGAGCCTCGAAGATGTCACATGCTTCGAAATAGTACGCCATAACAATCAATGCCGCATTCTGAATTTGCCGGTCGTTTTTTCGGGATGGCGGTTGCATTGCTTCCAATATGTCGACGAAGACGATATCGGCCGTTGCCCTGCTTTTTTGGGCGCGCTGTCGCGCATGGGCGTAAATTTCGGCCAAGTGATCGCGCAAATCTTGCCGGTGTGTGCCAGAGCGGTTGGAAAAGAAATTACCCACGACGTCGCTTTGTCGCGCCGCAACTCGTAGCAAGTCTGCATTGTATTCCGAAAGGGCGTTGAATTGGAGCTTGGTTGTAAAATCGGGAGCAAGCAGTTTTCCGGCCCTTGGATTCGGAGCGTCGCTGTGCATTACGTGCGAGATAACAGCTCGAACGGCGTCGTAATCCGCGTCGGCGATCTCCCCTGGATCGGGAAGCAGGGTATCGAGTATACGCTCCAATTTGTCCATCGGCAATTCGAATGCCTCTGTTTCGAGATCCTTGGCCAGAAACACCTGCGTCGGGATCGAGTTGGCTTGAGATATCGCAGCCAACGCGTCTTCTATAGGCACAACAGATCCCCCATATTCATCATTAAATGCGAATCGATATGCTCGGACGGTATGCGTCGTATTCCAATGAGAATACAGTCCAGCAAAGTCGTCCTGTGCCTTTTTGGCAGCTTGGGCAATGCTTTTCGTGGGATCTCTTGGGGCGTAGACCTGAAAAAACGTGCCGCTATTTCGCAGGTACCCGTCATTTTTTCGATCCCCCACATCGCCATACGGCCTCATGGGAATGAAGTCGGGGTAGCGTAGCTGCAGTACTGCATTGAACAGTTCTTGGAATGCCTCACCTTTAGCCCTCCGCACGCGCAGTTCAAAAATCTGACGCGCAAAGAATCGCTCCCTACGGTTTTGGCGGACTTCGTCACGGCTTGGTGATTTCTTGGTCATCGTGGTGAGTGGTCTGGTCAGTGAGTGAGCTATCAGCTACTGCACGAACGGTACACTAGCACTCGGGTCAGTGGAAAGTGACATTTGGGGGATCTTTACGCTCGCGTAATCGTGCGCGAGAGTGTGTGTCACCTGGACAATGTCCCGACGGTACTACTGCATCCGTTGCTCGTGGCGCCAGGCTTGTGGCAGCTACACTCCCTCCACCACGGCCCCGATCCTCGACCGAAACAGCGTTCCTCCGGCCCGCGGTGGAGTACCGTCCTTGTCCCGAGTGTCCAGCGTGA includes these proteins:
- a CDS encoding DUF2326 domain-containing protein, whose protein sequence is MRLVKLEANDSRFKTVRFNRTGLSLILGQKKTPAVETKHKTRTYNGVGKSLLLELLHFCLGSNANDAFKKHLPDWSFSLTIELDGRERIITRSAGKPSDISLDGDKIALTKLNEALLFDCFQPTAGIKGLTFQSLLSPFIRSGRGAYERFDRANDGDSKAEYWPMVRNAFLLGLDLQLAQSKYQLRSRQTQLKKTMKQLESDPLFADLLADDKAGIELRQLKEDEARLEEDLRNFAVAEDHAEIEREANGIKRDLEAARRELVKTREAIAQVDRSLETKGDLDPTIVERVYAEAKIALPQAIRKDISEVMAFQRDLTQKRVYRLTQDRQALEHDRTLLEQRVRELGSRLDEKLRYLGTHVALDEYLAVNEQLNGLRQRIAKLQASKEQREKVARELKTIDLKLAEQAIKTDDYLARSSPLIEEANTIFRGFTRPLYDNLATGLAVTNDNGENTLRYKIEAHIPRDAAEGINEAKIFCYDLMMLVLRRGHAMQFLAHDSSLFSPVDHRQRLTMFQIADQLAREKGFQYIATLNEHDVTSMTPNDPELRAEFERLFAEPHVILRLTDQSPRDRLLGIDVDMNYWVKSETRPVHEGND